The Dehalogenimonas lykanthroporepellens BL-DC-9 genome includes a window with the following:
- a CDS encoding riboflavin synthase, alpha subunit (TIGRFAM: riboflavin synthase, alpha subunit~KEGG: dau:Daud_0624 riboflavin synthase subunit alpha~PFAM: Lumazine-binding protein), which produces MFSGIVEETGTVKSLDAGSLSIQADVIFSDLKPGDSVAVNGVCLTARDIGGGVFTVDVMPETLRRTNLGDLRPGVRVNLERAMTLSSRMGGHLVQGHIDATGLVKNIRREGDAQLMTIAAPPELIRYVVEKGFIAVDGLSLTAFDVTTETFTVSLVTFTRDTTTIATRRPGDRVNLEADIIAKYTERFTARREGRITSDFLAEHGFTS; this is translated from the coding sequence GTGTTCAGCGGCATCGTAGAAGAAACCGGCACGGTCAAATCCCTGGACGCCGGTAGCCTGTCCATCCAGGCCGATGTCATTTTCAGCGACCTGAAACCCGGGGATTCGGTGGCCGTCAACGGCGTCTGCCTGACCGCCCGCGACATCGGCGGCGGCGTTTTCACCGTTGATGTCATGCCCGAAACCCTGCGCCGTACCAATCTTGGCGACCTCCGCCCCGGCGTCCGGGTCAACCTGGAGCGCGCCATGACCCTGTCTTCCCGTATGGGTGGGCACCTGGTACAGGGACATATCGACGCTACCGGCCTGGTCAAAAACATCCGCCGCGAGGGCGACGCCCAGCTCATGACCATTGCCGCGCCCCCGGAACTCATCCGTTATGTAGTGGAAAAGGGATTCATTGCCGTGGACGGCCTCAGCCTGACCGCCTTCGACGTCACCACAGAAACTTTTACCGTTTCACTCGTCACCTTCACCCGGGACACCACCACCATCGCCACGCGCCGGCCGGGCGACCGGGTCAATCTGGAAGCCGACATCATCGCCAAGTACACCGAGCGTTTCACCGCCCGACGGGAAGGCCGCATCACCTCTGACTTCCTGGCCGAACACGGCTTCACTTCGTAA
- a CDS encoding riboflavin biosynthesis protein RibD (TIGRFAM: riboflavin biosynthesis protein RibD~KEGG: deg:DehalGT_0932 riboflavin biosynthesis protein RibD~PFAM: bifunctional deaminase-reductase domain protein; CMP/dCMP deaminase zinc-binding) → MQQALKLAGLALGEVSPNPAVGAVVVKDDEIVGQGYTQPPGQEHAEVMALNQAGARSQGAVMYVTLEPCAHQGRTPPCTDAIIAAGIKEVHFATLDDNPVVFGKGKAALTAAGIEVHVGEHRDAARELNEAYFKYINTGLPFVTAKFAMSLDGKIATRTGDSKWISNDESRAFAHSLRHEADAIMAGVGTVIADNPKLTARCCAGSGGTSHKQPLRIVVDSHGRTPDTAVLFHEPGRTILAFGGQVSEERRIPYTQAGAELESFPDGNGRVDLPALMSFLGKQQITSVIVEGGSSLLGSMFDAGLVDKVIVFIAPMIIGGGGALTAVGGNGAETLDQACRLEKTRTWRLGEDTVITGYVNKD, encoded by the coding sequence ATGCAACAGGCCTTGAAACTGGCCGGTCTGGCCCTCGGAGAAGTCAGCCCCAATCCGGCCGTCGGTGCCGTTGTCGTCAAAGACGACGAAATCGTCGGTCAGGGCTACACCCAACCCCCCGGGCAGGAACACGCCGAGGTCATGGCACTCAACCAGGCCGGTGCCCGGTCCCAGGGTGCCGTTATGTATGTCACCCTGGAACCCTGCGCCCATCAGGGCCGCACCCCGCCCTGCACCGATGCCATCATCGCCGCCGGCATCAAGGAAGTCCATTTCGCCACCCTGGACGACAATCCGGTCGTCTTCGGCAAGGGTAAGGCGGCGCTGACCGCGGCCGGCATCGAGGTTCACGTCGGTGAACACCGGGACGCCGCCCGAGAACTCAACGAAGCCTATTTCAAATACATCAATACCGGACTGCCTTTCGTCACCGCCAAGTTCGCCATGAGCCTGGATGGCAAAATCGCCACCCGTACCGGTGATTCCAAGTGGATTTCCAACGACGAATCCCGAGCTTTCGCCCATTCGCTCCGTCACGAAGCCGACGCTATCATGGCTGGTGTCGGCACCGTCATCGCCGACAACCCTAAACTGACCGCCAGATGTTGCGCCGGATCGGGTGGCACGTCCCACAAACAGCCTCTGCGCATCGTCGTCGATTCCCACGGCAGGACGCCGGACACCGCCGTCCTGTTCCATGAACCGGGACGCACCATTCTGGCTTTCGGCGGGCAGGTATCCGAAGAACGTCGCATCCCGTACACCCAGGCTGGCGCTGAACTGGAGAGCTTCCCGGACGGCAACGGCCGGGTGGACCTGCCGGCGCTGATGAGCTTTCTGGGCAAACAACAGATAACCAGCGTCATCGTCGAAGGCGGCTCATCCCTGCTGGGTAGCATGTTCGATGCCGGACTGGTGGACAAGGTCATCGTCTTCATCGCCCCCATGATCATCGGCGGTGGCGGCGCCCTGACGGCGGTCGGCGGCAACGGCGCTGAAACGCTGGACCAGGCCTGCCGCCTGGAAAAGACTCGTACTTGGCGTCTCGGTGAAGACACCGTCATCACCGGTTACGTCAACAAGGACTGA